A section of the Oncorhynchus gorbuscha isolate QuinsamMale2020 ecotype Even-year unplaced genomic scaffold, OgorEven_v1.0 Un_scaffold_1231, whole genome shotgun sequence genome encodes:
- the LOC124021829 gene encoding B-cell receptor CD22-like isoform X4, with protein MVLRTAGSVLVVFLWSVAVVLGQYGWSVTYTKNSICALKGSTVELSCSYTYPRGHRVRTIGWSYWNSDAGRFVEIQSNNEGRVEYRQTTEKDSTLRITDLRQSDKDTYYFRYKTDKSDWKTAQRGVTLSVTELQVEVTGQWNVKTLTCRTSCSLPGNPTYVWYKNRQYLDERTSSIYSIYVYIENADSYSCAVKGHEDLHSPAVCVHNSNCWSVTYTKRRICVLKGSTVEISCSYTHPTSYIEQGSFWFTQKDPVDVSSYPESAGRVQYNRNTENHHTMTITHLTEKDSAEYIFRLITYKGRFSGLPGVMLTVTDILLEMDPTSVSEGERVTLRCRTQCAVALNPTCIWYKNGQRLTNPVTSYNSLILDPVTSYNSLILEPISSEDAGNYSCAVEGFERILSPEETLTVRYGPKNTSVSVSPSGEIVEGSSVTLTCSSDANPPVDKYTWYKTNIASAKASGQSYSITNIISEDRGEYYCEAQNRRGSMNSTAQMIIVAVKQTSVLTAAVGITVVVLVLILCLSGLMWFRKKASKPTSNTGDTSENEQGDSSPVYDNISGMAMTSTAAQTVATDDQDDVHYASVHFQEVLLYSTIQPSQAQEQDEDIQYATLKLNLLSDATCPTAADPGAAEEDYFVLYSTVNKSRTKKT; from the exons ATGGTCTTGAGAACAGCAGGAAGTGTGTTGGTGGTCTTTCTCTGGTCTGTAGCAG TGGTACTCGGGCAGTATGGATGGAGTGTGACCTACACCAAGAATAGTATCTGTGCCTTGAAGGGGTCAACAGTGGAGCTGTCCTGTTCTTACACATATCCCAGAGGTCATAGAGTCAGAACAATTGGATGGTCTTATTGGAATAGTGATGCGGGTCGATTTGTTGAAATCCAATCTAATAATGAGGGTCGTGTGGAGTACCGTCAGACAACAGAGAAGGACTCTACCCTGAGAATCACAGACCTGAGACAGAGTGACAAAGATACATATTACTTCAGATATAAAACAGACAAGTCCGATTGGAAAACTGCCCAACGTggagtcactctctctgtcactg AACTGCAGGTGGAGGTGACAGGACAATGGAATGTGAAAACACTGACCTGTAGAACCAGCTGCAGCCTGCCTGGTAATCCCACCTACGTCTGGTACAAGAACAGACAATATCTAGATGAGAGGACTtcctctatatactctatatatgtCTACATTGAGAATGCAGACAGCTACTCCTGTGCTGTAAAAGGCCATGAGGATCTCCACTCTCCTGCAGTCT GTGTTCATAATTCAAACTGCTGGAGTGTGACTTACACCAAGAGGAGAATCTGTGTCTTGAAGGGCTCCACAGTGGAAATATCCTGCTCTTACACTCATCCCACTAGTTATATAGAACAAGGTTCATTCTGGTTTACACAGAAAGACCCTGTAGATGTCAGTTCATATCCAGAGTCTGCAGGTCGTGTGCAGTACAATAGGAACACAGAGAACCACCACACCATGACAATAACACACCTGACAGAGAAGGACTCGGCTGAATACATATTCAGATTAATAACATACAAGGGGAGATTTTCTGGCCTTCCTGGTGTGATGTTGACTGTCACAG ATATCCTGTTGGAGATGGATCCTACGTCTGtgtcagagggggagagagtcacGCTGAGATGTAGAACCCAATGTGCAGTCGCTCTGAACCCCACCTGCATCTGGTACAAGAACGGACAACGTCTGACCAACCCAGTCACCAGTTATAACAGCCTGATCCTAGACCCAGTCACCAGTTATAACAGCCTAATCCTAGAACCAATCAGCAGTGAGGATGCAGGGAACTACTCCTGTGCTGTAGAAGGTTTTGAGAGAATCCTCTCTCCAGAAGAGACTCTCACTGTCAGAT ACGGCCCAAAGAACACCTcagtgtcagtcagtccctctggtgaAATAGTGGAGGGCAGTTCAGTGACTCTGACCTGCAGCAGTGATGCCAACCCACCTGTGGACAAATACACCTGGTACAAGACGAACATAGCCTCAGCAAAAGCATCAGGACAGAGTTACAGCATCACTAACATCATCtctgaggacagaggagaataTTACTGTGAGGCCCAGAATAGAAGAGGATCTATGAACTCTACAGCTCAGATGATCATTGTAGCAG TGAAACAAACCTCAGTTCTGACTGCAGCTGTAGGGATCACAGTGGTTGTTCTGGttctcatcctctgtctctctggactCATGTGGTTCAG GAAGAAGGCCTCCAAACCCACCTCCAACACAGGAGACACATCAGAAAATGAACAG ggaGACTCTAGTCCAGTGTATGATAACATCTCAGGCATGGCCATGACCTCTACTGCAGCACAGACAGTGGCCACAGATGACCAGGATGACGTTCACTACGCCAGCGTCCACTTCCAGGAAGTCCTTCTGTACTCGACCATCCAACCGTCTCAAGCCCAGGAACAGGACGAGGATATCCAGTACGCTACTCTGAAATTAAACCTCCTGAGTGATGCCACCTG cCCCACAGCAGCAGACCCTGGTGCTGCTGAGGAGGACTACTTTGTTCTCTACAGCACAGTCAACAAATCCAGAACCAAGAAGACCTGA
- the LOC124021829 gene encoding B-cell receptor CD22-like isoform X3, producing MVLRTAGSVLVVFLWSVAVVLGQYGWSVTYTKNSICALKGSTVELSCSYTYPRGHRVRTIGWSYWNSDAGRFVEIQSNNEGRVEYRQTTEKDSTLRITDLRQSDKDTYYFRYKTDKSDWKTAQRGVTLSVTELQVEVTGQWNVKTLTCRTSCSLPGNPTYVWYKNRQYLDERTSSIYSIYVYIENADSYSCAVKGHEDLHSPAVCVHNSNCWSVTYTKRRICVLKGSTVEISCSYTHPTSYIEQDILLEMDPTSVSEGERVTLRCRTQCAVALNPTCIWYKNGQRLTNPVTSYNSLILDPVTSYNSLILEPISSEDAGNYSCAVEGFERILSPEETLTVRYGPKTTSVSVSPSGEIVEGSSVTLTCNSDANPPVDKYTWYKKNGGHNQSISNQNTGPHHTFNQVKSSDTGEYYCEAQNELGTDRPESINMDVKYGPKNTSVSVSPSGEIVEGSSVTLTCSSDANPPVDKYTWYKTNIASAKASGQSYSITNIISEDRGEYYCEAQNRRGSMNSTAQMIIVAVKQTSVLTAAVGITVVVLVLILCLSGLMWFRKKASKPTSNTGDTSENEQGDSSPVYDNISGMAMTSTAAQTVATDDQDDVHYASVHFQEVLLYSTIQPSQAQEQDEDIQYATLKLNLLSDATCPTAADPGAAEEDYFVLYSTVNKSRTKKT from the exons ATGGTCTTGAGAACAGCAGGAAGTGTGTTGGTGGTCTTTCTCTGGTCTGTAGCAG TGGTACTCGGGCAGTATGGATGGAGTGTGACCTACACCAAGAATAGTATCTGTGCCTTGAAGGGGTCAACAGTGGAGCTGTCCTGTTCTTACACATATCCCAGAGGTCATAGAGTCAGAACAATTGGATGGTCTTATTGGAATAGTGATGCGGGTCGATTTGTTGAAATCCAATCTAATAATGAGGGTCGTGTGGAGTACCGTCAGACAACAGAGAAGGACTCTACCCTGAGAATCACAGACCTGAGACAGAGTGACAAAGATACATATTACTTCAGATATAAAACAGACAAGTCCGATTGGAAAACTGCCCAACGTggagtcactctctctgtcactg AACTGCAGGTGGAGGTGACAGGACAATGGAATGTGAAAACACTGACCTGTAGAACCAGCTGCAGCCTGCCTGGTAATCCCACCTACGTCTGGTACAAGAACAGACAATATCTAGATGAGAGGACTtcctctatatactctatatatgtCTACATTGAGAATGCAGACAGCTACTCCTGTGCTGTAAAAGGCCATGAGGATCTCCACTCTCCTGCAGTCT GTGTTCATAATTCAAACTGCTGGAGTGTGACTTACACCAAGAGGAGAATCTGTGTCTTGAAGGGCTCCACAGTGGAAATATCCTGCTCTTACACTCATCCCACTAGTTATATAGAACAAG ATATCCTGTTGGAGATGGATCCTACGTCTGtgtcagagggggagagagtcacGCTGAGATGTAGAACCCAATGTGCAGTCGCTCTGAACCCCACCTGCATCTGGTACAAGAACGGACAACGTCTGACCAACCCAGTCACCAGTTATAACAGCCTGATCCTAGACCCAGTCACCAGTTATAACAGCCTAATCCTAGAACCAATCAGCAGTGAGGATGCAGGGAACTACTCCTGTGCTGTAGAAGGTTTTGAGAGAATCCTCTCTCCAGAAGAGACTCTCACTGTCAGAT ATGGCCCAAAGACCACCTcagtgtcagtcagtccctctggtgaAATAGTGGAGGGCAGTTCAGTGACTCTGACCTGCAACAGTGATGCCAACCCACCTGTGGACAAATACACCTGGTACAAGAAGAATGGAGGTCACAATCAGAGTATCTCCAATCAGAACACAGGACCACATCATACCTTCAACCAAGTCAAgtcatctgatactggggagtaCTACTGCGAGGCCCAGAATGAGTTGGGGACAGACAGGCCTGAGTCTATCAACATGGATGTGAAAT ACGGCCCAAAGAACACCTcagtgtcagtcagtccctctggtgaAATAGTGGAGGGCAGTTCAGTGACTCTGACCTGCAGCAGTGATGCCAACCCACCTGTGGACAAATACACCTGGTACAAGACGAACATAGCCTCAGCAAAAGCATCAGGACAGAGTTACAGCATCACTAACATCATCtctgaggacagaggagaataTTACTGTGAGGCCCAGAATAGAAGAGGATCTATGAACTCTACAGCTCAGATGATCATTGTAGCAG TGAAACAAACCTCAGTTCTGACTGCAGCTGTAGGGATCACAGTGGTTGTTCTGGttctcatcctctgtctctctggactCATGTGGTTCAG GAAGAAGGCCTCCAAACCCACCTCCAACACAGGAGACACATCAGAAAATGAACAG ggaGACTCTAGTCCAGTGTATGATAACATCTCAGGCATGGCCATGACCTCTACTGCAGCACAGACAGTGGCCACAGATGACCAGGATGACGTTCACTACGCCAGCGTCCACTTCCAGGAAGTCCTTCTGTACTCGACCATCCAACCGTCTCAAGCCCAGGAACAGGACGAGGATATCCAGTACGCTACTCTGAAATTAAACCTCCTGAGTGATGCCACCTG cCCCACAGCAGCAGACCCTGGTGCTGCTGAGGAGGACTACTTTGTTCTCTACAGCACAGTCAACAAATCCAGAACCAAGAAGACCTGA
- the LOC124021829 gene encoding B-cell receptor CD22-like isoform X2 — translation MVLRTAGSVLVVFLWSVAVVLGQYGWSVTYTKNSICALKGSTVELSCSYTYPRGHRVRTIGWSYWNSDAGRFVEIQSNNEGRVEYRQTTEKDSTLRITDLRQSDKDTYYFRYKTDKSDWKTAQRGVTLSVTELQVEVTGQWNVKTLTCRTSCSLPGVHNSNCWSVTYTKRRICVLKGSTVEISCSYTHPTSYIEQGSFWFTQKDPVDVSSYPESAGRVQYNRNTENHHTMTITHLTEKDSAEYIFRLITYKGRFSGLPGVMLTVTDILLEMDPTSVSEGERVTLRCRTQCAVALNPTCIWYKNGQRLTNPVTSYNSLILDPVTSYNSLILEPISSEDAGNYSCAVEGFERILSPEETLTVRYGPKTTSVSVSPSGEIVEGSSVTLTCNSDANPPVDKYTWYKKNGGHNQSISNQNTGPHHTFNQVKSSDTGEYYCEAQNELGTDRPESINMDVKYGPKNTSVSVSPSGEIVEGSSVTLTCSSDANPPVDKYTWYKTNIASAKASGQSYSITNIISEDRGEYYCEAQNRRGSMNSTAQMIIVAVKQTSVLTAAVGITVVVLVLILCLSGLMWFRKKASKPTSNTGDTSENEQGDSSPVYDNISGMAMTSTAAQTVATDDQDDVHYASVHFQEVLLYSTIQPSQAQEQDEDIQYATLKLNLLSDATCPTAADPGAAEEDYFVLYSTVNKSRTKKT, via the exons ATGGTCTTGAGAACAGCAGGAAGTGTGTTGGTGGTCTTTCTCTGGTCTGTAGCAG TGGTACTCGGGCAGTATGGATGGAGTGTGACCTACACCAAGAATAGTATCTGTGCCTTGAAGGGGTCAACAGTGGAGCTGTCCTGTTCTTACACATATCCCAGAGGTCATAGAGTCAGAACAATTGGATGGTCTTATTGGAATAGTGATGCGGGTCGATTTGTTGAAATCCAATCTAATAATGAGGGTCGTGTGGAGTACCGTCAGACAACAGAGAAGGACTCTACCCTGAGAATCACAGACCTGAGACAGAGTGACAAAGATACATATTACTTCAGATATAAAACAGACAAGTCCGATTGGAAAACTGCCCAACGTggagtcactctctctgtcactg AACTGCAGGTGGAGGTGACAGGACAATGGAATGTGAAAACACTGACCTGTAGAACCAGCTGCAGCCTGCCTG GTGTTCATAATTCAAACTGCTGGAGTGTGACTTACACCAAGAGGAGAATCTGTGTCTTGAAGGGCTCCACAGTGGAAATATCCTGCTCTTACACTCATCCCACTAGTTATATAGAACAAGGTTCATTCTGGTTTACACAGAAAGACCCTGTAGATGTCAGTTCATATCCAGAGTCTGCAGGTCGTGTGCAGTACAATAGGAACACAGAGAACCACCACACCATGACAATAACACACCTGACAGAGAAGGACTCGGCTGAATACATATTCAGATTAATAACATACAAGGGGAGATTTTCTGGCCTTCCTGGTGTGATGTTGACTGTCACAG ATATCCTGTTGGAGATGGATCCTACGTCTGtgtcagagggggagagagtcacGCTGAGATGTAGAACCCAATGTGCAGTCGCTCTGAACCCCACCTGCATCTGGTACAAGAACGGACAACGTCTGACCAACCCAGTCACCAGTTATAACAGCCTGATCCTAGACCCAGTCACCAGTTATAACAGCCTAATCCTAGAACCAATCAGCAGTGAGGATGCAGGGAACTACTCCTGTGCTGTAGAAGGTTTTGAGAGAATCCTCTCTCCAGAAGAGACTCTCACTGTCAGAT ATGGCCCAAAGACCACCTcagtgtcagtcagtccctctggtgaAATAGTGGAGGGCAGTTCAGTGACTCTGACCTGCAACAGTGATGCCAACCCACCTGTGGACAAATACACCTGGTACAAGAAGAATGGAGGTCACAATCAGAGTATCTCCAATCAGAACACAGGACCACATCATACCTTCAACCAAGTCAAgtcatctgatactggggagtaCTACTGCGAGGCCCAGAATGAGTTGGGGACAGACAGGCCTGAGTCTATCAACATGGATGTGAAAT ACGGCCCAAAGAACACCTcagtgtcagtcagtccctctggtgaAATAGTGGAGGGCAGTTCAGTGACTCTGACCTGCAGCAGTGATGCCAACCCACCTGTGGACAAATACACCTGGTACAAGACGAACATAGCCTCAGCAAAAGCATCAGGACAGAGTTACAGCATCACTAACATCATCtctgaggacagaggagaataTTACTGTGAGGCCCAGAATAGAAGAGGATCTATGAACTCTACAGCTCAGATGATCATTGTAGCAG TGAAACAAACCTCAGTTCTGACTGCAGCTGTAGGGATCACAGTGGTTGTTCTGGttctcatcctctgtctctctggactCATGTGGTTCAG GAAGAAGGCCTCCAAACCCACCTCCAACACAGGAGACACATCAGAAAATGAACAG ggaGACTCTAGTCCAGTGTATGATAACATCTCAGGCATGGCCATGACCTCTACTGCAGCACAGACAGTGGCCACAGATGACCAGGATGACGTTCACTACGCCAGCGTCCACTTCCAGGAAGTCCTTCTGTACTCGACCATCCAACCGTCTCAAGCCCAGGAACAGGACGAGGATATCCAGTACGCTACTCTGAAATTAAACCTCCTGAGTGATGCCACCTG cCCCACAGCAGCAGACCCTGGTGCTGCTGAGGAGGACTACTTTGTTCTCTACAGCACAGTCAACAAATCCAGAACCAAGAAGACCTGA
- the LOC124021829 gene encoding B-cell receptor CD22-like isoform X1: MVLRTAGSVLVVFLWSVAVVLGQYGWSVTYTKNSICALKGSTVELSCSYTYPRGHRVRTIGWSYWNSDAGRFVEIQSNNEGRVEYRQTTEKDSTLRITDLRQSDKDTYYFRYKTDKSDWKTAQRGVTLSVTELQVEVTGQWNVKTLTCRTSCSLPGNPTYVWYKNRQYLDERTSSIYSIYVYIENADSYSCAVKGHEDLHSPAVCVHNSNCWSVTYTKRRICVLKGSTVEISCSYTHPTSYIEQGSFWFTQKDPVDVSSYPESAGRVQYNRNTENHHTMTITHLTEKDSAEYIFRLITYKGRFSGLPGVMLTVTDILLEMDPTSVSEGERVTLRCRTQCAVALNPTCIWYKNGQRLTNPVTSYNSLILDPVTSYNSLILEPISSEDAGNYSCAVEGFERILSPEETLTVRYGPKTTSVSVSPSGEIVEGSSVTLTCNSDANPPVDKYTWYKKNGGHNQSISNQNTGPHHTFNQVKSSDTGEYYCEAQNELGTDRPESINMDVKYGPKNTSVSVSPSGEIVEGSSVTLTCSSDANPPVDKYTWYKTNIASAKASGQSYSITNIISEDRGEYYCEAQNRRGSMNSTAQMIIVAVKQTSVLTAAVGITVVVLVLILCLSGLMWFRKKASKPTSNTGDTSENEQGDSSPVYDNISGMAMTSTAAQTVATDDQDDVHYASVHFQEVLLYSTIQPSQAQEQDEDIQYATLKLNLLSDATCPTAADPGAAEEDYFVLYSTVNKSRTKKT, translated from the exons ATGGTCTTGAGAACAGCAGGAAGTGTGTTGGTGGTCTTTCTCTGGTCTGTAGCAG TGGTACTCGGGCAGTATGGATGGAGTGTGACCTACACCAAGAATAGTATCTGTGCCTTGAAGGGGTCAACAGTGGAGCTGTCCTGTTCTTACACATATCCCAGAGGTCATAGAGTCAGAACAATTGGATGGTCTTATTGGAATAGTGATGCGGGTCGATTTGTTGAAATCCAATCTAATAATGAGGGTCGTGTGGAGTACCGTCAGACAACAGAGAAGGACTCTACCCTGAGAATCACAGACCTGAGACAGAGTGACAAAGATACATATTACTTCAGATATAAAACAGACAAGTCCGATTGGAAAACTGCCCAACGTggagtcactctctctgtcactg AACTGCAGGTGGAGGTGACAGGACAATGGAATGTGAAAACACTGACCTGTAGAACCAGCTGCAGCCTGCCTGGTAATCCCACCTACGTCTGGTACAAGAACAGACAATATCTAGATGAGAGGACTtcctctatatactctatatatgtCTACATTGAGAATGCAGACAGCTACTCCTGTGCTGTAAAAGGCCATGAGGATCTCCACTCTCCTGCAGTCT GTGTTCATAATTCAAACTGCTGGAGTGTGACTTACACCAAGAGGAGAATCTGTGTCTTGAAGGGCTCCACAGTGGAAATATCCTGCTCTTACACTCATCCCACTAGTTATATAGAACAAGGTTCATTCTGGTTTACACAGAAAGACCCTGTAGATGTCAGTTCATATCCAGAGTCTGCAGGTCGTGTGCAGTACAATAGGAACACAGAGAACCACCACACCATGACAATAACACACCTGACAGAGAAGGACTCGGCTGAATACATATTCAGATTAATAACATACAAGGGGAGATTTTCTGGCCTTCCTGGTGTGATGTTGACTGTCACAG ATATCCTGTTGGAGATGGATCCTACGTCTGtgtcagagggggagagagtcacGCTGAGATGTAGAACCCAATGTGCAGTCGCTCTGAACCCCACCTGCATCTGGTACAAGAACGGACAACGTCTGACCAACCCAGTCACCAGTTATAACAGCCTGATCCTAGACCCAGTCACCAGTTATAACAGCCTAATCCTAGAACCAATCAGCAGTGAGGATGCAGGGAACTACTCCTGTGCTGTAGAAGGTTTTGAGAGAATCCTCTCTCCAGAAGAGACTCTCACTGTCAGAT ATGGCCCAAAGACCACCTcagtgtcagtcagtccctctggtgaAATAGTGGAGGGCAGTTCAGTGACTCTGACCTGCAACAGTGATGCCAACCCACCTGTGGACAAATACACCTGGTACAAGAAGAATGGAGGTCACAATCAGAGTATCTCCAATCAGAACACAGGACCACATCATACCTTCAACCAAGTCAAgtcatctgatactggggagtaCTACTGCGAGGCCCAGAATGAGTTGGGGACAGACAGGCCTGAGTCTATCAACATGGATGTGAAAT ACGGCCCAAAGAACACCTcagtgtcagtcagtccctctggtgaAATAGTGGAGGGCAGTTCAGTGACTCTGACCTGCAGCAGTGATGCCAACCCACCTGTGGACAAATACACCTGGTACAAGACGAACATAGCCTCAGCAAAAGCATCAGGACAGAGTTACAGCATCACTAACATCATCtctgaggacagaggagaataTTACTGTGAGGCCCAGAATAGAAGAGGATCTATGAACTCTACAGCTCAGATGATCATTGTAGCAG TGAAACAAACCTCAGTTCTGACTGCAGCTGTAGGGATCACAGTGGTTGTTCTGGttctcatcctctgtctctctggactCATGTGGTTCAG GAAGAAGGCCTCCAAACCCACCTCCAACACAGGAGACACATCAGAAAATGAACAG ggaGACTCTAGTCCAGTGTATGATAACATCTCAGGCATGGCCATGACCTCTACTGCAGCACAGACAGTGGCCACAGATGACCAGGATGACGTTCACTACGCCAGCGTCCACTTCCAGGAAGTCCTTCTGTACTCGACCATCCAACCGTCTCAAGCCCAGGAACAGGACGAGGATATCCAGTACGCTACTCTGAAATTAAACCTCCTGAGTGATGCCACCTG cCCCACAGCAGCAGACCCTGGTGCTGCTGAGGAGGACTACTTTGTTCTCTACAGCACAGTCAACAAATCCAGAACCAAGAAGACCTGA